The Acropora muricata isolate sample 2 chromosome 5, ASM3666990v1, whole genome shotgun sequence genome includes a window with the following:
- the LOC136916242 gene encoding uncharacterized protein, protein MGPPLGPLLANVFMCSIEETLEREGKMPTYYRRYVDDTLTIMPDKLSADNFLVTLNNCHSSLKFTMEIENDGMLPFLGIQLLNKSTQIQTKTYIKPTNTGLLLHYKSHVDDRYKCGLLKTMLDRAFRLSSNWSYFSEECDRLKIVFSRLDYPDKLVNSTITRFIADKASDQPTSRFPTATNMQDPVRLVLPFKDQASADIVRTQLNDLSQKIHKTIQPVFVSQKINQHLKLREAKPPLVNQQSLVYKFKCDLCDAGYVGITRRHLHQRVDEHRHTSSSIGKHFRDKHSSTPKDLTTNFTILKKCNSKFDCLIYEMFFINELRPSLNVQRDSIRAKVFK, encoded by the coding sequence ATGGGCCCCCCCCTCGGACCCTTACTGGCCAATGTTTTTATGTGTAGCATTGAGGAAACCTTGGAGCGTGAAGGCAAGATGCCCACTTACTATAGGAGATATGTGGACGACACTTTAACTATTATGCCGGACAAATTATCAGCTGATAATTTTCTTGTGACTCTAAACAATTGTCATTCTTCCCTCAAGTTCACTATGGAGATCGAAAATGACGGAATGCTTCCGTTTCTTGGGATACAACTGCTGAATAAATCTACTCAAATCCAGACCAAAACCTACATCAAACCCACAAACACTGGGCTTCTGCTTCATTACAAGAGCCATGTTGACGATCGCTACAAGTGCGGCTTATTGAAAACTATGCTTGACCGTGCCTTCCGCCTCTCTTCCAACTGGTCCTACTTTTCCGAGGAATGTGATCGGCTTAAAATTGTGTTCTCCAGACTGGATTACCCAGACAAGTTGGTTAATTCCACTATCACTCGCTTCATTGCTGATAAAgcatctgatcaaccaacttctAGATTCCCAACTGCTACCAACATGCAAGATCCTGTCCGCCTTGTCCTGCCGTTTAAAGACCAGGCCTCTGCTGATATTGTACGAACACAACTCAATGATCTGAGccagaaaattcacaaaaccaTCCAGCCTGTGTTTGTCAGCCAGAAGATCAATCAACACCTGAAATTACGCGAAGCCAAACCGCCGCTTGTAAACCAACAATcccttgtttacaaatttaaatgtgacctgtgcgatgcaggttatgttggcaTTACACGACGGCACTTACATCAACGCGTGGACGAACATAGACACACCTCTTCTTctattggcaagcatttccgtgacaaacattcttcgacaccgaaagatctcactacaaattttaccatactcaaaaaatgcaacagcaagtttgactgtctcatctatgagatgttttttattaacgaactaagaccaagtctcaacgtacaacgtgattcaattcgtgcgaaagtttttaaatag